From a single Anoplolepis gracilipes chromosome 3, ASM4749672v1, whole genome shotgun sequence genomic region:
- the LOC140664303 gene encoding probable G-protein coupled receptor B0563.6, which translates to MLTGVINGTQLCCEDNNSTIGDVAVEDDVIRNRATSLIWTSYGIIVPIILAIGVFGNVVILIVLSAPVFRGIAYLYLSGLALAHIGVTLSWIMITLRLSYGMNNNYLSAFYHAHLELVILNAFSAASVFIMVCLIVDRYIFVFFPARIRTGNTRKNINSFILSSFIAGFVISSPLSVMRSVNAEQDGSNNGSSFTLRENVLVTHSEIWKVYIWAMEIIVRICPSILFIVLNSLVIKRFLQLNVQNRQTRKFHAAVDKFRANHAPDTSLLSRNRGYKEEQHLVILTTTMILCFFGTTIPSALTPMIYTNRHPFDFDYQTYRVCSAIVELSNYAVYILIYLICSTEFRRELLRFLQGKCNERREQDVDQPIGEIEDYSRHGTTVRLTPEHTKLNSPESPTKEGTKTEEEGLQSSDATTFMLEGDVST; encoded by the exons atgttGACAGGAGTGATTAATGG TACGCAGTTGTGTTGCGAGGACAACAATTCTACCATCGGAGATGTGGCCGTCGAAGACGACGTTATACGAAACCGTGCAACGTCCTTAATATGGACTTCTTACGGTATTATAGTTCCAATTATATTGGCCATTGGTGTTTTCGGTAATGTGGTAATCCTTATCGTGTTATCCGCCCCGGTGTTTCGCGGAATCGCATACCTGTATCTCAGCGGACTCGCTCTGGCTCACATCGGTGTTACACTATCTTGGATAATGATCA cGCTAAGATTGAGCTACGGCATGAATAACAATTATCTGTCAGCTTTTTACCATGCTCATCTTGAGCTCGTTATTCTAAATGCTTTTTCGGCTGCCAGTGTTTTCATCATGGTCTGTTTAATTGTGGATcgatacatttttgtattctttCCGGCACGCATTCGCACCGGAAACACGCGCAAGAACATCAACTCCTTCATATTGTCTTCGTTTATCGCCGGTTTCGTg ATAAGTAGTCCGTTATCAGTTATGAGAAGTGTTAATGCAGAGCAAGATGGATCTAATAATGGATCCTCTTTCACGTTACGCGAAAATGTATTGGTCACGCACAGTGAGATATGGAAAGTGTATATTTGGGCGATGGAAATTATAGTGCGAATTTGCCCGTCGATTCTGTTTATCGTATTGAATAGTTTGGTCATTAAAAGGTTTCTACAGTTAAACGTGCAAAACCGACAAACGCGCAAATTCCACGCTGCCGTGGATAAGTTTCGTGCTAATCACGCACCTGACACGTCGTTATTGTCTCGCAATCGAGGATATAA AGAGGAACAACATTTGGTGATACTGACGACAACAATGATTTTGTGTTTCTTTGGCACGACAATTCCGTCAGCTCTCACGCCGATGATATATACCAATCGTCACCCGTTCGATTTTGATTATCAAACTTATCGAGTGTGTTCAGCGATCGTCGAACTCAGCAACTATGCTGTTTATATCCTTATATATCTCATTTGCAGCACAGAATTTCGAAGAGAACTATTGCGATTTCTACAA ggaAAATGTAATGAAAGAAGGGAACAAGATGTTGATCAACCGATAGGGGAGATCGAAGACTACAGTCGACACGGCACTACCGTTCGATTAACACCAGAAcatactaaattaaattctccCGAGTCCCCGACTAAAGAAGGAACTAAAACGGAGGAAGAAGGCTTACAATCGTCAGACGCTACCACTTTTATGTTAGAGGGTGACGTtagtacataa